The Candidatus Methylomirabilis tolerans genome contains the following window.
CCAGCAGGAAAAGCTCTTGATCTTGTAATTGCCGTGATAACGCTCGACGCATTGGCGAAACTCGTACGTAGGGACAAAGTCCATCAGTTGGGCAAAGACCGTTCTCCCGATATGCATCGGCCACCTCCTTCCGCAGTGTGGCGGAAGTATGGCCGGTTGGAGCAAAGAATTTCAAATCGAAAAATGGCATTGTGGGATACAAGCTCAGCGTTATCAGGATGTTAACGTACGTTCCGTATTCAACGTTGGGACACTACTGACTTGGCATGTCAATTTTCTGGATCTTGGCTTGCTTGACAGAGCCACGCCGGCGTTCTTCGTATTCAAGTACGGGTCGGTGTAGGCGATCGAGGTGACCCCATCGCCTAAGATACTCCTCCACTCCCGAAAGGCCTTATTCGAGGCGAGTGTGAGGCGCGCGAAGGCACGTATCTCTTGCGGACGAAACTGACGGGGGGCAGACCCGGCGCAGGTGTGGGCCCAGTACGTCCAGCTCACGGAGGCTGAGGCGGCCCTCCGCGCCCTCAAGAGTGAGTTGGTGATCCAACCCATCTGGCACCAGAAGGCGTCCCGGATGCACGCGCATAATATCCTGGTAGCGTCACTCTGCTACGCCCTGTGGGTCACCCTGAAGTATAGCCTCAAGCGGGCCGGCCTGCGCTTTCCCCCCCAAGCGGCGTTGTCCTGTTTGCGCTTGCGCGGGATCAAGAGCGGGGACATCCTCCTGGACACGACGGACGGGCGCACGCTGCGCCGCGTCAGCCGACCGGATGTTAGGCAACAGATGCTGCTCGATCAGCTGCGCCTGAGCCTACCTGAGCGGCTCGGTCGTGATACTGAATGTAGTGGGGACTCGATGATCGTCTCTCAAGCAAATCAAGGGGTTGCAGTCCTTTTATGAGTTGTATGCGTAACTTGGGTTAGCTCCCGCTTCCAGCGGGTCAGCAGCGTCGGGTGGATGCCGAGGTCCCCGAGGTCCCGGGCGGGGCCTGGGCCACGCCGAGTCTCTTCTCGGTGATGAGGCGGACGGCCTCGAACTTGAATTCTGTCGTGTGCGTGCGACGGATAGTACCCATGAGTCACCTCCCTACTTCAGGATACCCTGAAGCTTTTCTGGGTGTCCAGGAAACCGGGGGAAGTTCAAGCAGCGGAGAAAGTTGGGATTGACGCGAAGCATGAAACTGTTAAGATACGCGCATGTTTATAGGCCTGGATGATTTTGTGCCCCAGCAACCAAGCAAAGCAGAAGCGCAGCTTAAGGAGCAAGCGCAACCCATTCATGATGTTGCAGTTGCTCTTTCCAACTTGCAATTTGCCTATCCAGGACGGCCTCAACTGCTGGAAATCGGGGATATGGAAGTTCAGTCTGGCAGTACGGTTTCAATTCTCGGTCCATCGGGCTGTGGCAAGACAACCCTCCTTTTTCTCGTTGCTGGATTCTTAACACCAAGAGCAGGAAAGGTTTCTCTTTTTGGCAAAACTCCTAACGAAGTAAGAGGCGCAGGCTACTTAGGCATAGTGTTCCAGAACCCCACCCTGCTCCCCTGGCGCACCGTCGTAGCCAACATAGGGCTGCCATTCCAACTTCGCCAATTACCCATCGATACTGATGCGGTGATAGATGCTCTCAGTCTCGTCGGACTTGAGAACTGGGCCGATGCCTATCCCGACGAACTTAGTGGAGGTATGCAAAGCCGGGTAGCTCTAGCACGAGCCCTGGCAACGCGCCCGCGCCTCTTGCTTTTGGACGAAGCATTTGGCAACCTAGACGAGTTCCATCGTCTTAAACTTAATCTCGCACTCTCAGAAATCCAAAGAGCGTTAAAGATGACTGTTCTCTTCGTCACTCATAATGTCCACGACGCCGTATTGATTTCTGACAGAATCCTAGTTTTGCAGCCACCGAATAGTGATGGGGGACCAACTATGATCTACGAAGATATCAGAATCGATTTCGCTAACAAGACCGTGGATTCTATATCGACAACCGCGTTTCAAGCTCTTTACCAGCGGCTTCTATCAAAATTTCGAGCTGGCGTTCTATAATCATGATCAACAAAAGAACTCTTTTAATCAGCGCTGTGATGTTTACGCTAATCGGGATATCGGCGGCGTGGTGGCTAACAACGGCCAAAACGCCATCGGCTAGACTGGAAAAACTATCACTTCGGCTCCAATGGTTACACCAAGCCCAATTCGCCGGTTTTTATGTCGCGAAAGAGAAAGGATTTTACCGTGAGGCTGGCCTCGATGTGGCGATTCAACCGGGAGGACAAGATTTTAACGCAGTTACCCTAGTTTCTAGTGGTTCCGATGATGTCGGCGTCTGGACCGCGGATCAGGTTCTATTGGCATATGCTCGCGGTGTTCCTATTCGTGCGGTGGGTGTCGTTTTCGATCGAAGTCTCACCGCCTTCATGGTCAAACAAACCTCAACGATTCGGACCCCTAAGGATTTTGAAGGAAAGACGGTCGGCATGTACTATGGTTACGACTCCGAGACTATCTATCTTGCCCTCTTGAAGCGGTTTAATGTTGATCGGAATAAGATTCGCGAAACGGCGCTACAGTATGATCTATCGCGCTTCTTCAATGGCGACGTTGACGTCTGGCCTGCATATGTTATTAACCAGCCACTGGCAGCACAGGCGGCTGGCGTTGAGGTGCGCTTATTAAAGCCAGATGATCTCGGTATTCGTTACTATTCTGATACAATAATCATTACAGAAAAAACTCTCCACGAGAGAAGGGATACAGTCACTCGCTTTCTTTCGGCCAGCGAACGCGGCTGGCGTTATGCCCTCGACCATCGAGATGAAGCCACTGACATAGTGTTGAAGCAAGATCCACACCTAAACCGCGCTCACCAGCGACAGATGCTGGATGTGACGGCGCAGTATCTCAGGCCGAGAGGAGCCCAGTTCGGAATGGATCGAGGTGTTTGGGAATCTATCATCTCACTTCTGCGAGAGCAGAAGCTACTGCACGGCAACGTCAACGTGGACAAGCTGGTAGACTTTAAACTGCCTGAAGACGCTCATGCCAAAATTTCTGACTAACATCACTCTTGTTCTCTCGCCAATCGGGATCTGGGCCCTGCTGGCAACAATGCTCCCACGTTATCTTTTTCCCTCTCCGCTCCAAGTCATGCAGACGTTTTTGACGTCGTGGGAGATTCTTATACTTGATGCGACAATAACATTAACCGAGTCACTTGGTGGCCTCGTTGTCGCGCTTTGCATATCATTCCTCGCATCAGTAATGTTTTATTTTAACCCTAGCCTAGAAAGGCTCGGCATGCCTTATGCGATCGCCATTAAGTCGATTCCTGTTGTGGCGATGGCCCCCCTTCTTGTTCTCTGGTTTGGGAATGGTATGGTGGGTAAGGTTGTACTCGCAGCACTTATTTGTTTCTTTCCGCTGCTCGTCGGTTTATCCGATGGTTTCAAATCATTGCCGCGCGAATTGCGATATCTCGCAGCGGTCTGGAGCCAGGACAGAGGACCCACGTTTCGGTTGCTAAGCTTGCCCTTCTCTGTACCCTATTTGTTCTCTGCGCTAAAAGTTGCAGCTCCCCTTGCGACTGTTGGTGCCGTTGTGGCGGAATTCTCCGGTGCTGATAGGGGCTTGGGACACGCCATATTAATTGCTGCCTATCGCGCTGATGCAGAATTGCTGTTTGCTGGTATCATAGGCGCGTCGTTGATTGGGCTCGGCTTGTTCGCGATAGTAGGTTGTTTAGAAACACGCTTCCTTCGAAAAATGAGGATAGGCCGCGTCAGTGGAACCTTTTAGGCACAACATCGACTGCATAAAGGCAATGTCCGAGTTCCTTCTCGCCCAGCAGGATACTAATGAGAGTCTTTGGGGCGAAAGCATTCAGGACAGTTGGGGGGGGCATCGCGTTTATTCACTTTGGACAACAGCAGACATCATAAGGTCGTTGATATTGGTGGTGGAACTAACAGGGGAAGAAGTCACGCTCCAAAACCTTTACAACACGATTATCGACCAATGTCGAAAGGCTGAGCAGAAGATCATCAAGATCCGAGAGAGTATCAAGAGTTACGGTGACAATCAGAGGAGCCGTGATATCCGCTATCTTGAGGGGTCTTCGGAGGCATCTGACTCGCTCCAAAAACTGGAGGAGATACTTCGGGAAAGCCAGGGTTATTATGGCCTGCCACGCTCAGTGATGAACGTTGTGGGAGGGGAAACGAAGCCGCCTCCTTCGGGTCCAACAAATCTCATTGCAAGCTGCCTAATTTACCAAGCACTCTTGAGACTACACAAAGTGATCGACCAGAGGAACGGGGTACAATGTCCTTCACCGGAAACCCACACGAAGATAAAAGAATTCGCCTTATACCTAGCGAGGCCGGAATGCAGTCTGCTTAGACGAGCGACTAGCGAAGTCAATGATCTTATCGCTATTCAATCAGAGAAGCAGGAGCACGCTTTAGAAGAGTTGAGGAAAGCATACGAGCGGCGGCGTACTCAATGGCCACGTGCTGAAAGGCTATGCCAGTTCCCATCAATCGACGCTGATAAAGCCTTCGTCAGGAATATCTCTGGTTGGGTACAACGTCTTACCGATAATCCGGGTGCCTTGTGGATGGACGATCAAGAGCATGCAGGATGGACTCTGGTGCCGTTCCAGCCGCGCGCTGGAATTGATCCAATCTCGACTCTCGTTGCGCTCCAATCTCTGGCGGACTCCTCCGAGCAGTTCGAAGGAGAAGAACGGGATCGGCTTTTGGATGCGTTTGAAAAGGGATTGAAGTGGTTGGAGGGCTTCATAAGCCTGGGATTCAAAAGCCCCAACTGGATCACAGCAGTTAAAGAGGATGAGAACTTATCTCAACGCTGGCCCCTGGATCTGCTTTCCAGATTCGTTTTATGGCTTAGCGGACTCTTGCGTGACATTCCGAGTGCACCCAGCAGTGAGTGGAGCGAATTTAGGAGCAGATTAGCAGTGCTAAAAGACATAATGTACACATCACTTTTGGTCAGAGTCTTTCGTGTCACAGTCGAGGAGCAATCCAAGCCGTTTGAACCGGTTCCGGTTGCCCTATTTTCTGGTTATGAAATTTCCCACTGGCCAGGTGTTGATACCGGATTTGTAGCCTTCGCCCTTCTGTCGGGTCGCTCCGGATATGAGTGGGAGCGGTGCGGGAAAGAGTACCGAGAACTCAGCCGTTATAGATCAAAGATTTTCGAACCACATGCGTCTTCAGGGGGCGACTTGCCGATCGACCTACCTCTATTTGCGTCAGTGATCCGGATGGTCAAACGCCAGATCGTTGGGAGCCATAACGAAGAAATTCTTAAAAGTAAACTTGAACTATCTAATCCCAGCCTTCAGGACGCCGAAGTCAACCTGAAGGGCGCTTTCCTGGCAAGTACAGGCTTGATGCTAGGAGCACCACCAACTCCCAGTGTATATCTCTGGGGAACAGCCCATAGTCTTTCGGCAATTGTTGCTTGGACCAAAGGCGTTGGCAAGAATGGTGCAGAAGCGCGTAGTAGAGAATTAGAGGCAAATATAAGAGTATTAGAGGCAGACAAAAGAGCACTGGCCAACGAGCTTGACATACATCGTGTCTACAGTGGCCTGCAGATGAATCGTGGCCTCTTCGTCGGTACACTATGTGCCATCATCCTGGGCCTGTTTCCGTGGATCCTGATGGAACGAGAGACGAAACAATTTTCCGACATTGATGTTCCTCTGCTCTGGTGGATACCAGTGTTTTTGTGGTTTTTTTGGCTCCTCCTGATACTAAGAACTCGCGCTGCACAAATTGTGAGGTGGGCAGACGTAAAGCCATATGAGTCTTCCTTAAAAATGGCCTTGCTTGTGCCGAGTATTTCGATGCTCTTAGGCTTAGGACTATGTAGCGGAGGCGCCGTCCTTTCTTTTTTCCTCCCAGCAGCTATGTCTGCTGCGCAATTCCTCCCAACTACATCATACGGTTGGGTTGCCCCCTGGACGGTAATCTCGACTTGGTCGTTTTTAATCTTATTTCTTTACCTCGGTTATTTTCTTTTTGGTCCCAAACCGGCCAAGAAGGTGCTTGTAAAGGACAATTGGCTAACCCTGGGCCGCGTCATGGTCCAGCTTCTCTTTTGTGGTTTTCCTTGGAAGCCTGTCTCGACCGACGATCTCGAACACACCAAAAAGTTGATTGAGGATTTTGTTGATTGAGGGCGGCAAGATAGTCAACATGCTCGATCTCGATTTTAGCCAGTTCGAAGAAGCTACGTATTGCGAGACCGAACCTCTTCGCATTTTTGTTCAGTCGTTAAGCTACCACGTAGTCGGCGCACGATTTTTTTCCAAGCAAATAAGCCACCTCAAGCCCCCACCTAAATGGCGCCTCCTCGACGTGGGCTGTGGAGATGGTCAGTTCACGACAACCCTTCTCGACGAACTCAGAAAAATAAAGCTTGTGCCAGATCGGATTGAAGGTGTAGATCCGGACAGAGAAAACCTGCGATACTTCGAAAAACGGTTGAGTCAATTTCCCGACATATCACTGGAATGCAAGAAGGGCAAGGTGGAGACATTGGGTAATGACCGCTCGTTCATTATTGTGGCCTCGCACTCGCTATACGGATTTCTTGAAAATCCCCAGCATACCGAAGAGTTCAAAGATGAGAAGCTGCTCTTCTTAGCCCGCTTAGCAAAGGATGGCGGAGCAGTGATGATTTCCCTTGCAAGTAGAACCAGTCCCGCTTACGAGTACAAGCGCCGAGTGTTGCAAACTTATCGCGGCGTTGACAGGTCAATCTTTGGCGAAGATGTAATTGATCGAATGGTCCGATTAAAGCTCTCGGGACGCGTGGCCATTCGAAATAGCTATATGGATGTTACCGATTTGCTGAAAGGTGACGATACAACGCTCCTCGATTGGACGCGCTATTTTTGTCGTCTCACCGCTAGTCAGGCGCTTTGTATCAGACCTGCACGATTACGATCGATCATGGCAGAGTTAGCCTCAAAATTCTCCAGCTTGCCACGTCTTCTGGCTCGCGCTTACTCTTTAGCACCCGCAGCAACGAGACCTCCGACTCCTGATTCACTTGTGCTCCCGCATAAAGAGTGCTTCATCGTCATCCCGGCGATGAGGAATTAGGATATCAAGACTTCATCTGACAAACAATTGATCCTCACCGAGCTACGCTGCCAACATTTTCCCCTTCGCCAGGACATGCTATCCAGAAAGGTCTGCATCGGCGTCTTGCCGTAGTACCAGCGGCCTTGGTGCAGGGCGCTCGCTGTGCTCGTGCGGCCAGGCATCGACATCGGCCTGCAGTTCCTCGATCATGCGGTAAATCTTCTTGCGGAACGCGATCCGGTGGAACTCATTGAGTATGGTCTTGTGGAAGCGCTCGCAGGTGCCGTTGGTTGCCCGTCTGGGATTTTACAGAACTAAGTGCCCGATCCGTGAGGATGCGGTTGGTTGAGCGATACCCCCTGCGCCTCAAAGAACGGGAGCACCCGCTCATTGAGCGGATCGGCCGCAGTGATTAGCGTCTTGCAATCACACAGCTTCGCCACGCTGACCTTGTTCTAAATGTCGATGAGGGTCTGCTGAATGTGCGCTGAAGCGCCAGACGTGATGGTTCAAAACATATGCTATTTGGTTGCGCGGGGGTTGCATTTTTAGGCCTTATGGCGCCGTTTTGTGCCGCATTCTGCACAGCTAACTGTCGGAATTTGTTGAATCGTCAAGATCGTGTCCAGAACTTTTAAGCAGGGAGTCCCGGGTTCGAGTCCCGGACGGGTCACCACTCCATTTCCTATCTGTTTGAAAACGCTGACCGCTGGGAGCCAGATGGTAAGCATCAGGGACTCCTATCCTATCGCTGCTCTTGGGATAAGCGAGCGCCTGGGTAGAGACCGATGCATCCAGGATGATTATCGCTCAACAGACGGTCAATACGAGGCAGTAGGGCCGGGGTCGGGGATGCCGGCTTCGGCGAAGCCTTTCTCCCGCAGGATGCAACTGTCACAGGCGCGGCACGGCTGTCCGTCCGGAGTCGGGTCGTAGCAGCTCCAGGTGAGTCGGAAGTCGACCCCAAGGGCAGCGCCTCGCCGGATGATCTCGGCCTTAGTCAAGCGGATCAGCGGGGTGTGGATGGTCAGCTTGGACCCGCCTTCAACGCCGGCCTGGGTCGCCAGATTCGCCATCTGCTCGAAGGCCGCGATGAATTCCGGCCGACAATCCGGGTACCCGCTATAGTCGATCGCGTTGACCCCAAGCACGATGGTTCCAGAACCGATCACCTCCGCCCAAGCCAGCGCATAAGAAAGAAAGATGGTGTTACGGGCGGGGACGTAGGTGATGGGGATACCGGCCCCGATCTCCTCCAACTCGCGGCCCTTCGGTACCGGAATGTCAGCGGTCAGGGCCGAACCGCCAATCTGCCGAAGGCCGAGGTCAAGGATCAGGTGCTGGACGGCACCGAGAGCGGCCGCAATCCTTTTCGCGCTCTCCACCTCGCGCGCATGACGCTGGCCGTAGCGAAAGGTGAGAGCGTGCAGTTCGTACGCATCGGCCTTTGCCATCGCGGCCGCCGTTGCGGAGTCGAGCCCACCGCTCAGCAGGACGACAGCCCGCTTGCCTGCCTGTGCGTAATCGCACGCAGACAGGTTCACTACACTCCTCGCCGATTCGGATCCCACAGGTACTTATGAAGCTGGATCTGGAGTCTGGCGTCCAGTCGATCAGCCAGGATCCATTCCGCCAGCATCCCAGGGTGCAATTCACCAAATACCGGGGAGAAGAGAACCTGGGTCTTTTCAGCCAGAGCGTGTTCCGCCATCACGTGCTTGGCCCACTCGTAGTCCTGGCGATCCGCGACAACGAACTTGATCTGGTCCTTTCTATCGAGATACCGGAGGTTATCAAGATTGTTGCATGGGTCCATCTCGCTTCCCGGGGCCTTGAGGTCTAGGATCTTGACCACCATGGGGTCGAGGCGATCAACGCTGAGGCTTCCCCCTGTTTCAATCAGGACTTCGTACCCCTCAAGGAGCAAGCTACCAGTCAGAGGATACACCTCTTCCTGTAGCAGCGGCTCCCCCCCGGTGATCTCAATCAGCGGACACTTGTAGGCCCGCACCTGTTCGAGCACCTGCTCGACTGAGCGTCGTTCGCCCCCGTGGTACGCATAGGTCGTGTCGCACCACCGGCACCGAAGGTTACACCCGGTCAGGCGGACAAAAACACATGGCCGACCGGCATAGGTCGATTCCCCCTGGATGCTATAGAATATCTCGTTTACGCGGAGGCTCACAACTGCTACGCCTACCCCTCGGACCCGATGATCACATACCGTGTCCCACCGTCCCGCTTGATCAGAAGAAGAGTCGGTTCGTCCGGCTTGGTTTTCTCCAAGACTCGTCTGACCTGGTTTGCTGTCGTTACCCGTACCCGGTTGATCTCCAGGATCAGGTCTCCGGGTTGCAACCCGGCCGCGTCACCAGGACTATCAGGTTCGACCTCCGTGATCACAATCCCTTTCTCACCCTTCAGTCCGAACTTGTGGGAGAGCGCCGGATTGAGTTCCTGAATATCGATCCCCAGCTTCGTTTTCGGAGAGGACGACGTCATGGCTACCACCTGCTCCTCTTTAAGCTCACCAATCTTGACATGCAGCGTAAGTTCGGCCCCGTCGCGAATAACTTTCATGGGGACCTCTTTTCCCACCGGGGTGCTGGCCACGATGTGCGGCAACTCAGTGGAGAACTTGACTGTCTTGCTATTAAACTCCACGATGACATCCCCCTGCTTGACTCCCGCCTGTTCGGCCGGCGATCCCTCCATGACATCCGACACCAGGGCGCCATTTGTCTGCTTGAGGGAGAATTTCTTGCCCAAGTCAGGGGTAATCGGCTGAATCGCTACGCCAAGCCATCCTCTGGTGACCTGTCCACGGTCTTTCAACTGCGGCAAAACCTCCTTAATCATTGCGATAGGAATCGCAAAGCCGATTCCGATCGAACCGCCTGTAGGGCTCAGGATGGCGGTGTTCACCCCCACCGCCTCACCGTTCGCGTTGATCAGCGGTCCACCGCTGTTACCCCGATTAATAGAGGCATCGGTCTGGATAAAGTTGTCATACGGGCCTTCTCCGATGAACCGGCCTTTGGCGCTGACAATGCCAGTGGTGACCGTCTGGTTCAGACCGAATGGATTACCGATCGCCATGACCGGCTCGCCGACCTCCAGTTTATCCGAGTCGCCGAACGGGATAACAGGCAGATTGGAGGCCTCAATTTTAATGAGGGCAATATCAGTCTTTGGGTCTCTCCCGATTACCTTGGCCTTGAACTCCCGACTATCTCCAAGCTTTACAGTAATGTCCGTAGCATTCTCAACGACGTGGTTATTTGTCAGGATATAGCCATCTTTGTTGATAATGAATCCGGAACCAAGACTGGTCGCCTTGAACTGCCGCGGGCTCTCACCGAAGTACCGTTTAAAGAACTCGTTGAAGGGGTCGTCCTCACCGAAAGGGCCGCGAGACGGGACGCCCCTTCCCTTGACCACCTGAGTGGTGCTGATATTCGCCACAGCGGGAGTCAGCTCCTTCGCCAACCGAACCCAGAGCTTCCCGTCTGAGATCTGACTTGTACTAAATACTCCACTCTCCCGTTTTTCAGTCCAAAATCCCGCAGTCGTCGCCTTTGAGAGTGGAACAAGATTCAAGGAGGCCGTGACCAACACTCCAAGAATCAAACAGGACGCTGCCACTGCTATTAAGGTTCTGCCGTTAAACCGTCCATTACGCATCGTATCCCCCTGCAATGCTGTCGCCTTAGTCCGTTCCCTGTTCGACATGCCCCGATTCGTATGGTTATGACATGACGGTAAGCGGGGACGTTTAGCAAAAACTTTCCACGGTCGGCCACGCCGCTCACGGTCTTTATTGGTCTAAGCTTAGCAGACTCATCGCGTAAATTCAACATACCCCCCTGTTCCAGGAAGACGCTTGAGGACGGCGACTTGACGCAGGTTCCGGTGTGGCCTACACTGCATGCGGCGAAATGTTCTCAGTCCTGTGGAGACTACGTGCTCTTAGAGAGGAGAACGGAACTCATGAAAAGACGGTCACGGTGGATCCCAAGCCTGCTGTTCGCTATCCTTCTTCTCGTCTTTGCAGGTAATCCCCTCGAAGCCCAGGAGG
Protein-coding sequences here:
- a CDS encoding ABC transporter ATP-binding protein, which codes for MFIGLDDFVPQQPSKAEAQLKEQAQPIHDVAVALSNLQFAYPGRPQLLEIGDMEVQSGSTVSILGPSGCGKTTLLFLVAGFLTPRAGKVSLFGKTPNEVRGAGYLGIVFQNPTLLPWRTVVANIGLPFQLRQLPIDTDAVIDALSLVGLENWADAYPDELSGGMQSRVALARALATRPRLLLLDEAFGNLDEFHRLKLNLALSEIQRALKMTVLFVTHNVHDAVLISDRILVLQPPNSDGGPTMIYEDIRIDFANKTVDSISTTAFQALYQRLLSKFRAGVL
- a CDS encoding ABC transporter substrate-binding protein; this encodes MINKRTLLISAVMFTLIGISAAWWLTTAKTPSARLEKLSLRLQWLHQAQFAGFYVAKEKGFYREAGLDVAIQPGGQDFNAVTLVSSGSDDVGVWTADQVLLAYARGVPIRAVGVVFDRSLTAFMVKQTSTIRTPKDFEGKTVGMYYGYDSETIYLALLKRFNVDRNKIRETALQYDLSRFFNGDVDVWPAYVINQPLAAQAAGVEVRLLKPDDLGIRYYSDTIIITEKTLHERRDTVTRFLSASERGWRYALDHRDEATDIVLKQDPHLNRAHQRQMLDVTAQYLRPRGAQFGMDRGVWESIISLLREQKLLHGNVNVDKLVDFKLPEDAHAKISD
- a CDS encoding ABC transporter permease; protein product: MPKFLTNITLVLSPIGIWALLATMLPRYLFPSPLQVMQTFLTSWEILILDATITLTESLGGLVVALCISFLASVMFYFNPSLERLGMPYAIAIKSIPVVAMAPLLVLWFGNGMVGKVVLAALICFFPLLVGLSDGFKSLPRELRYLAAVWSQDRGPTFRLLSLPFSVPYLFSALKVAAPLATVGAVVAEFSGADRGLGHAILIAAYRADAELLFAGIIGASLIGLGLFAIVGCLETRFLRKMRIGRVSGTF
- a CDS encoding class I SAM-dependent methyltransferase translates to MIEGGKIVNMLDLDFSQFEEATYCETEPLRIFVQSLSYHVVGARFFSKQISHLKPPPKWRLLDVGCGDGQFTTTLLDELRKIKLVPDRIEGVDPDRENLRYFEKRLSQFPDISLECKKGKVETLGNDRSFIIVASHSLYGFLENPQHTEEFKDEKLLFLARLAKDGGAVMISLASRTSPAYEYKRRVLQTYRGVDRSIFGEDVIDRMVRLKLSGRVAIRNSYMDVTDLLKGDDTTLLDWTRYFCRLTASQALCIRPARLRSIMAELASKFSSLPRLLARAYSLAPAATRPPTPDSLVLPHKECFIVIPAMRN
- the queC gene encoding 7-cyano-7-deazaguanine synthase QueC codes for the protein MSACDYAQAGKRAVVLLSGGLDSATAAAMAKADAYELHALTFRYGQRHAREVESAKRIAAALGAVQHLILDLGLRQIGGSALTADIPVPKGRELEEIGAGIPITYVPARNTIFLSYALAWAEVIGSGTIVLGVNAIDYSGYPDCRPEFIAAFEQMANLATQAGVEGGSKLTIHTPLIRLTKAEIIRRGAALGVDFRLTWSCYDPTPDGQPCRACDSCILREKGFAEAGIPDPGPTASY
- a CDS encoding radical SAM protein codes for the protein MSLRVNEIFYSIQGESTYAGRPCVFVRLTGCNLRCRWCDTTYAYHGGERRSVEQVLEQVRAYKCPLIEITGGEPLLQEEVYPLTGSLLLEGYEVLIETGGSLSVDRLDPMVVKILDLKAPGSEMDPCNNLDNLRYLDRKDQIKFVVADRQDYEWAKHVMAEHALAEKTQVLFSPVFGELHPGMLAEWILADRLDARLQIQLHKYLWDPNRRGV
- a CDS encoding DegQ family serine endoprotease; translation: MRNGRFNGRTLIAVAASCLILGVLVTASLNLVPLSKATTAGFWTEKRESGVFSTSQISDGKLWVRLAKELTPAVANISTTQVVKGRGVPSRGPFGEDDPFNEFFKRYFGESPRQFKATSLGSGFIINKDGYILTNNHVVENATDITVKLGDSREFKAKVIGRDPKTDIALIKIEASNLPVIPFGDSDKLEVGEPVMAIGNPFGLNQTVTTGIVSAKGRFIGEGPYDNFIQTDASINRGNSGGPLINANGEAVGVNTAILSPTGGSIGIGFAIPIAMIKEVLPQLKDRGQVTRGWLGVAIQPITPDLGKKFSLKQTNGALVSDVMEGSPAEQAGVKQGDVIVEFNSKTVKFSTELPHIVASTPVGKEVPMKVIRDGAELTLHVKIGELKEEQVVAMTSSSPKTKLGIDIQELNPALSHKFGLKGEKGIVITEVEPDSPGDAAGLQPGDLILEINRVRVTTANQVRRVLEKTKPDEPTLLLIKRDGGTRYVIIGSEG